The Halobacterium hubeiense genome contains the following window.
TCTTCGGGAACGGCGAGTTCCGCACGCCGCTGCCCAACGACGGCCGCGACCTCGACAACCCCGACGAGTACGTGTCGCTGTTCTCCGCCATCGACCCCGAGACGATGGAGACCGAGTGGCAGGTCAAGGTCGACGGCAACCTCGACATCGTGGACACCGACAAGGACGGCCGCTGGGCGATCTCGTCGGCGTACAACGACGAGGGCGGGGTCACCGTCTCGGAGATGACTCGCGACGACCGTGACTTCGTGAAGGCCTTCGACGTGCCCGCCATCGAGGAGGCCGTCGAGGCCGGCGAGTACGAGGAGGTCAACGGCGTGCCCGTCGTGGACGGTACGCAGGACAGCTCGCTGAATCAGGGCGACAGCCCCATCGTGCGGTACATCCCGACGCCGAAGAGCCCGCACTGCGTGGAGGTCGGGCCGAACGGCGACTACGCGTTCGTCGCCGGGAAGCTCTCCCCGACGGTCACCATCATCGACATCGACGCGCTCGACTCGTCCAGCGACCCCGAGGACGTCGTCGCCGGCCGGCCGAAGGTCGGCCTCGGCCCGCTGCACACGACCTTCGACGGGAACGGCCACGCGTACACGTCGCTGTTCATCGACTCGCAGGCCGTCAAGTGGGACATCGAGGCGGCCGTGGAAGCCGAACAGGGCTCGACCGACCCCGTCATCGAGAAGCAGGACGTCCACTACAACCCCGGCCACATCCAGGCCGTCGAGGCGATGACGACCGACCCCGACGGCGAGTGGCTGGTGAGCCTGAACAAGCTCTCGAAGGACCGCTTCCTGCCGGTCGGCCCCATCCACCCGGACAACGACCAGCTCATCCACATCGGGCAGGGCGAGAAGGAGATGGAGCTGGTCGCCGACCACCCCGCGTATCCGGAGCCCCACGACTGCGTGTTCGCGCACCGTGACAAGCTCGACCCCGCGACGACGTGGGACAAGAGCGACTACGAGGGCGAGAAGGAGTTCGTCACGCAGGAGAACTCTCGCGTCGAGCGCACGGGCGAGCGCTCCGTGGACGTGAAGACCTCGTCGATGCGCTCGGAGTACGGCCTCAAGGACTTCACCGTCAAGGAGGGCGACGAGGTGACGCTCACGGTGACGAACATCGAGGGCGTCCGCGACGTCATCCACGGGGTCGCCATCCCCGACCACGACGTCCACCTCTCCATCGCGCCCCAGGACACCCGCGAGGCGACGTTCACCGCGGACGAGCCGGGCGTCTACTGGATCTACTGTACGTACTTCTGCAGCGCGCTCCACCTGGAGATGCGCTCGCGGATGCTCGTGGAACCGCGCGACGACTGACCGACCGCTGTCTGTCATCCACTCGACGGCCATCGGCGGCCGCCCGGGGTCGCCGGCACGCTCGCCGTGTCGGCGCGGCCCGCGGCGGTCGCAACCGGTGGTTCGTCGCGCGAACCCCGGGCAGGTGACACCATGGACTACGAGATTCCCGACCCGTCGGCGTTCCGCGAGCTGCGGCGGGCGCTCCCGCTGGCAGCGGCGGCGCTGTTCGTTGCGGCGCTGTTCTTCCCGATGTGGCGAATCGCCGTGGACGCGGTGCAGTACCCCTCCACGACGCTGCACCTCGAACTGTACGCCTACCCCCGCATCGCGGGCGACTACGCGGAGATGGCGAACCTCAACAAGTACATCGGGTTCTACTACCCCGACCCGGTGTACTGGCAGCCGAACTACGAGCCCCACCCGTACGCCGTGGACGTGCCGGAGTGGTCGCTGGGGCCGCTGGCGTTCGTCGCGGTGTCGGCGGCGACGCTGTTCGTCTCGCTGGCGCCCGACGCCCGCCGGCTGAAGCGCGGGCTGACCGCCCAGCTGGTCGGCACGGCCGTCGTGTTCGGCGTGATGCTCGCGGACATCCAGTACCGGCTGTATCAGGCCGGCCACACGCTCGACCCGGACGCGCCCGTGATGGGCGTCTCGGGGTTCACGCCGCCACTGTGGGGTCAGTACAAGGTCGCGAACATCACCAGCCACAGCCGCTTCGGGCTGGGCGCGTACATGGCCGTCGTCGCCGTCGCGCTGCTGGTCGTTGCGTTCTACTTCCGGGACAGCGACGCGACGTTCGGCGACCTCGCCGCGCGCGTCACGGGCGGGCGCGCCGGGGACGCGGAGGCCGGGAGGTGACAGCTCGTGACTGACCGTCGCACCGAGCGCTGGTTCGCCGCCGTCGCCGTCGTGCTCCTCGTCGCGAGCGTCGGCGCCGTCGTCGCCGACCCCGGCGGCGAGGCGTCCGGGAGCCCCGAGGTGGCGTTCGACGCGCCGGTGCCCGCTGAGTACGACTTCGGGCTCTCGGCGGTCGGCGAGCGCGGCGACGGCTACGCGGCCATCGACGGCGAGCGCTACGACACCCTCGCCGCCGCCGTCGGCGCCGCCGAACCCGGTGACACTGTCGCGGTCCACGGCCACGTCGCCGGCCCCGTCAGCGTCGAGACGCCGAACGTCACCATCGCCGGCGAGTCCCCCTCGCAG
Protein-coding sequences here:
- the nosZ gene encoding TAT-dependent nitrous-oxide reductase is translated as MTDDTTDADGDALDPDEVVERHENQLDDLLAEVDEPTPAEDDSTTLELAGLELSRRDFVKAGAATGAMAGLAGCSGNIGGGSNNTTSSPSGSSTPDHKVAPGEHDEYYGFWSGGQSGEIRVIGIPSMRELMRVPVFNTEAGRGYGYDDQTTEMLEEAGDLTWGDNHHPVLSETDGDYDGEYLWVNDKANGRIARVNLKYFETDAITNVPNTQAIHGCSVQSPDTGYVFGNGEFRTPLPNDGRDLDNPDEYVSLFSAIDPETMETEWQVKVDGNLDIVDTDKDGRWAISSAYNDEGGVTVSEMTRDDRDFVKAFDVPAIEEAVEAGEYEEVNGVPVVDGTQDSSLNQGDSPIVRYIPTPKSPHCVEVGPNGDYAFVAGKLSPTVTIIDIDALDSSSDPEDVVAGRPKVGLGPLHTTFDGNGHAYTSLFIDSQAVKWDIEAAVEAEQGSTDPVIEKQDVHYNPGHIQAVEAMTTDPDGEWLVSLNKLSKDRFLPVGPIHPDNDQLIHIGQGEKEMELVADHPAYPEPHDCVFAHRDKLDPATTWDKSDYEGEKEFVTQENSRVERTGERSVDVKTSSMRSEYGLKDFTVKEGDEVTLTVTNIEGVRDVIHGVAIPDHDVHLSIAPQDTREATFTADEPGVYWIYCTYFCSALHLEMRSRMLVEPRDD